GGCGGGGTCGGCTCGGCGCTGGCCCAGTTGTCGGCCGTCCGAGGCGCGCGGGTCATCGCTGTCACCACAAGGGAGAAAGCGGACGAAGTCGCGCGCCTCGGCGTCGACACGGTGCTCACCCGCGAAGAGCTGGCCGCCGGCAAGGTCGAGGACGAGGTCGACATCGTCGCGGACGTGGTCGGCGGTCCCGCGTTCGCCGGTCTGCTGGGCGAAATCATCCGCCCGCTCGGCCGGTACGTCACCGCGGGCGCCATGGCGGGACCGCTGGTCGAACTCGACCTCCGACGTCTCTACCTCAAGCAGGTCGAGCTGATCGGTTCCTCCTTCGGCTCACACGAGGACTTCGCGGAACTGCTCCGGCTCATCCAGGACGGCACGCTGCGACCGCTGCTGGCGCGGACCTTCCCGCTGGAACGGTTCGTCGACGCGCAGAAGGAGTTCATGGCGAAGAACTTCGTCGGGAACATCGTGGTGATCCCCTGAGCATTCCGCTGGTTCCTGCCGAACAAAGCGGATCAGAATTGCTTTTCGCCGCCGTCGATGTACAGGTTGGCGCCGAGTACGAAGGTGCTCTGCTTCGACGCGAGGAAAGCCACCGCGTCGGCAACCTCGGACGCGGTGCCGATCCGGCCGAGTGGCACCTTCGCCGCGAAGCTCGCCTTGGCCGCCGGAGCGTTCTCCTCGCCGACTATGGCGGCGACCGCGGGCGTGTCGATCGTGCCCGGTGAGATCGCGTTGACCCGGATGCCGCGTCCCTTGAGTTCGTTGGCCCAGGTCCGGGCGTAGGAGCGCACGGCGGCCTTGGAAGCCGCATACGTGCCGAACGCCTCGACACCGTCATCGGCGCGGACGGAGGAGTTCAGGATCACCGAGGCGCCGTCGTTGAGCAGTGGCAACGCCTTCTGCACGGTGAACAGCGTGCCTCGCACGTTGACGTCGAAGATCCGGTCGAAGTGTTCTTCGGTGACCTGTTCCAGCGTCGCGAACGCGGCCGTCGCGGCGTTGGCGAACAACGTGTCCAGCCCCTTGCCCCGCGCACGGACCGCGTCGTAGAGCCGGTCCAGGTCGGCCGGGTTCGAGATGTCGCCCGCCACCGCGGTGGCCGAGCCGATGGTCTTGACCGCCGCTTCCAGTTCCGCCTCGCGCCTGCCGGTGATGAAGACGTGCGCCCCATCGGCGGCGAGGCGCTCGGCCGCGGCCAGGCCGATCCCGCTGCTCCCACCGGTGACCACCGCTGTCGTGCCGTCGAACTGCCCCATGCTGCCCTCCACAAGTTCGGTACCAATCGGTACTCAAGTAGACGGTAGCACTTGTGCACCGATCGGTACTCAACTGGGCGTGGCGG
The genomic region above belongs to Amycolatopsis sp. YIM 10 and contains:
- a CDS encoding SDR family NAD(P)-dependent oxidoreductase, coding for MGQFDGTTAVVTGGSSGIGLAAAERLAADGAHVFITGRREAELEAAVKTIGSATAVAGDISNPADLDRLYDAVRARGKGLDTLFANAATAAFATLEQVTEEHFDRIFDVNVRGTLFTVQKALPLLNDGASVILNSSVRADDGVEAFGTYAASKAAVRSYARTWANELKGRGIRVNAISPGTIDTPAVAAIVGEENAPAAKASFAAKVPLGRIGTASEVADAVAFLASKQSTFVLGANLYIDGGEKQF